The following proteins come from a genomic window of Miscanthus floridulus cultivar M001 chromosome 2, ASM1932011v1, whole genome shotgun sequence:
- the LOC136536938 gene encoding protein PXR1-like — MGYNNNVALKATQAHEGKSSSQEKKKKVKDDSSSEEEESDEEVALIIRNFRKFIKKKSNRKTYVDGKRRNKKRFCYGCGQTGHFIADCPNEKKHKLDKDKDKKNKGKKRCETHLGEKWESNDRDSSDDEK, encoded by the coding sequence atgggatacaacaatAATGTAGCCCTAAAGGCAACTCAAGCTCATGAAGGCAAATCTTctagtcaagagaagaagaagaaagtgaaggatgattcctcaagtgaagaagaagagtctgatgaagaagttgcactcatcattagaaactttagaaagttcataaagaagaagagcaaccgGAAGACTTACGTTGATGGgaagagaaggaacaagaagaggttttgctatggttgtggtcaaaccggtcacttcatagctgattgtcctaatgagaagaagCACAAGCTCGATaaggataaagacaagaagaacaaaggcaagaagagatgTGAAACTCATCTTGGTGAAAagtgggagtcaaatgatagggactcaagtgatgatgagaagtag